The Cucurbita pepo subsp. pepo cultivar mu-cu-16 chromosome LG08, ASM280686v2, whole genome shotgun sequence genome contains a region encoding:
- the LOC111800783 gene encoding ureidoglycolate hydrolase: MLPLHQCIAPLLLHFIFLAPFSLALAQNHEDPSIRTMEAFSGYPLHEPSSSSIPNPISSLLVDADSLVKQIEELSTFSDSPSPSVTRILYSEKDVLARRYVKNLMGHSGLFVREDAVGNIFGRWEGSEPLLPAVATGSHVDAIPFSGKYDGVVGVLGALEAINVLKRSGFKPRRSLEIIFFTSEEPTRFGISCLGSRLMAGSDALAKALETTVDAQNISFIEAASSAGYLTDSAQISTVFLKKGSYSAFLELHIEQGPILEEEGISIGVVTAIAAPASIKVEFEGTGGHAGAVLMPYRNDAGLAAAELALAVEKHVLSSGSIDTVGTVGILELHPGAINSIPSKSHLEIDTRDIDEERRNTVINKIHESATEIAQRRRVKLSEFKIINQDPPAHSDKSVIEAMVSSTKELNLTHKLMISRAYHDSLFMARISPMGMIFIPCYKGYSHKPEEFSSPQDISNGVKVLALTLAKLSLQ; this comes from the exons ATGCTTCCTCTTCACCAATGCATCGCCCCCCTCCTACTTCACTTCATCTTCCTCGCACCTTTTTCGTTGGCCTTAGCTCAGAATCATGAGGACCCAAGCATCAGAACCATGGAGGCTTTCTCCGGCTATCCTCTTCACGAGCCTTCCTCCTCTTCTATCCCAAACcccatttcttctctcctcGTCGATGCGGATTCCTTGGTGAAACAG ATTGAGGAGCTTTCTACTTTCTCGGATTCTCCTTCCCCATCGGTTACCAGGATTCTTTACTCTGAAAAGGATGTGTTGGCGCGAAG GTATGTCAAGAACTTGATGGGGCACTCTGGTCTCTTTGTTAGAGAGGATGCTGTCGGTAACATATTCGGCAGATG GGAGGGCTCTGAACCTTTGCTTCCTGCCGTTGCAACAGGCTCTCATGTTGATGCAATTCCATTCTCTGGCAAATACGATGGAGTTGTTGGTGTATTGGGTGCTTTAGAAGCCATCAATGTCTTGAAAAG GTCGGGGTTCAAACCAAGGAGGTCTCTAGAAATTATCTTCTTTACCTCTGAGGAACCTACACGCTTTGGAATCAGCTGCTTGGGTAGCCGCTTGATGGCAGGGAGTGATGCACTTGCTAAAGCTTTGGAGACAACTGTTGATGCTCagaatatatcttttattGAAGCTGCTAGCTCTGCTGGGTACTTGACTGATTCAGCTCAGATATCAACGGTGTTTCTGAAGAAAGGAAGTTACTCTGCTTTCCTGGAATTGCACATAGAGCAGGGGCCCATTCTGGAGGAAGAAGGTATATCTATAGGAGTAGTGACTGCCATTGCAGCTCCTGCTAGTATAAAGGTGGAGTTTGAAGGCACTGGAGGCCATGCCGGTGCTGTACTGATGCCATATAG AAATGACGCTGGACTGGCAGCAGCTGAGCTAGCACTAGCAGTTGAGAAGCATGTATTGAGCTCTGGATCGATCGATACTGTCGGTACCGTTG GTATTCTGGAGCTGCATCCTGGAGCAATCAACAGCATCCCAAGCAAATCACATCTGGAAATAG ACACCAGAGACATTGATGAAGAACGCAGAAATACTGTCATTAACAAGATTCATGAATCTGCAACTGAAATAGCTCAAAGGCGACGGGTCAAACTATcagaattcaaaattataaaccaGGATCCACCAGCACATTCTGACAAATCAGTAATAGAGGCAATGGTTTCTTCAACAAAAGAGCTCAATCTCACACACAAGCTGATGATTAGCAGAGCATACCATGATTCACTGTTTATGGCCAG GATATCCCCAATGGGTATGATATTCATTCCTTGCTATAAAG GGTACAGCCACAAGCCTGAAGAATTCTCCTCTCCCCAGGATATATCAAATGGAGTCAAGGTATTGGCCCTTACCCTTGCCAAATTGTCCCTGCAGTGA